The window TACAGATTATTAGAGCACTAATGGATGAGGTGGTTATAGAAAGCACCCCTAACGGTACAACTGTTAGTTTCACGAAAAAGAAGACCCCTTCATAGGTTTTTGTGTCGTTTTCGTTATGCTGGCAACATAATTTTGAACCGGTAGCGGATAATCCGCGAGATTGTGTTCAAATGGGCTGCTCAAGGCACCTTTTTAATACTATGTGATCTTTCTTTTATTCGGGTGGTCGGCAAGTCCATGTTAGGTATTTAAGGAGGTAAACGGTTTGTTGAACAAATTCGATATTCAAGTTCGCGAGTCAAAAGAGCACGCGATAATTGAGACAGCTGGGTATTTGAATGATGCGCTCGGCGAAAAACTCTCTGAGAAAGCCCAAGAGCTCATTCAGAATGGTTACACACTGCTGGTCATCAACCTTGAACAAACAACACTCATTAACAGCATCGGTATATCCATACTTATTGAAATCATAGAGGCACTTGACGAGCGTGAAGGCACCTTGAATTTCTGTGGATTGTCCGCTACGCAAGAACGAACTTTTCGCATGATGGCAATTGCTAAATACGCTGGCATCTTTCCGGATGAAGAGTCTGCTATTGCGAATTTATAGGCTTTTTCTGAGAAACATGTTTTGATCGAGTTGTAGATTAAAATCTGTTTGCTTAGATTTTGTAGGGTATTTTTGGTAAACCGTGTGTGCGTATCATCTGTATATTTTTTTCTTAACAAATATAATAAAATTAGAAACCGATTGCTGGATTTAATACCATGAAAGACCCAAGTAAGCCTTTAGGAGACAGTTTGCAAACCCATAAATCCCAAAGCACGGCAGAACAGACGATGGAGCGGCTCATATTCAGTCTATCTGAGTTGGAAAATCTGGGGCAAACGGTAATCTCCGGGCACAGCAATTTCAATCATTCGAGTAAAACCTATCTCCGTATCACACTCGGGACTTTACAGATCCGACGTGGCGCGATACTGCGTTATCATTCAACGGGTCAGAATCTTGATGTTGTTGCGGCGACGCCTGACGAGACGTTCTCGCCAATTCTTGTTGAGCCAGACGAATTAGAGGCTTTACTGAAACATCCTTTCATAGAGAACACCGCGCCTCCTGATGTTCTTAGACCCTTTTTCGCTCGGAGTGCCAAGCTTTCCGAAACGATTGATATACGGCTTTGGATTCCGCTAAAAATTCAAGACGAATTTTTGGGAATGATAGGTCTGGGCAAATTTTTAGCAAGAGATGCGTTAGAGACTTGGGAGAAGGAGTTACTGACAACCCTGGCGCACCAAATTTCGATTGCTATTGCCTATTCGCAGATGGTGGAGGGCATCCAGAGCGAAAAGTTTCGGTTGTTCATGCTCGCTGAAAGCGCGCCGCAAATCTGTCAACTGCTACAACCTGAGGCGGCTGCGGAGCAGGTGGTTCAGCAAGCTGTCTCGCTGCTTGACGCTAACGCTGGCGCACTTATGCTTACGGATACCGAGCAACAGGCACTTGAAATGCACTATGCCTTTCCAGAGAACTTGCTTGAAAATAGCACGGTGCAGGATAACACGAATGGACTTGTTATTTCTTATGGTGAGGACACACCGCTATCGCAAGAGGTGACATCCGTGGAAGTGTTGAAATCTGTCGTAAAAGAAGGAATACCGGGGCATTGTCTACCTAAATTCGACACCCTTTTTGGCGGCAAAAATTTGATGGCTGTCCCTATTCCTGGGCGTGATGGTGATATTTTGGGGGTCCTTGTTGTTGGTGACAAGGAGGAACGCGGTGGTAGAATTACCTCCTTTACTGATGAAGATGTAATTCTCCTTGATTCCTTTGCGAAACAAGCGGGTGTCGCGATTGAGAATGCGCAGCTCCATCAGGAAGCACTTGAGGCGCGTCAGTTACAGGCAGAAATGGAGGAGGCGCGCAAAATCCAGGTGAACCTCATCCCTGAGACCCTGCCAGACATTCCGGGATATGAGGTTGCGGGACATTATGAGCCGCGCGGTCCCGTCGGTGGTGACTATTATGATTGTATCGCCTTACCTACCGGACATTGGGGACTCGCAATTGCCGATGTCT is drawn from Candidatus Poribacteria bacterium and contains these coding sequences:
- a CDS encoding STAS domain-containing protein, with the protein product MLNKFDIQVRESKEHAIIETAGYLNDALGEKLSEKAQELIQNGYTLLVINLEQTTLINSIGISILIEIIEALDEREGTLNFCGLSATQERTFRMMAIAKYAGIFPDEESAIANL
- a CDS encoding SpoIIE family protein phosphatase, whose product is MQTHKSQSTAEQTMERLIFSLSELENLGQTVISGHSNFNHSSKTYLRITLGTLQIRRGAILRYHSTGQNLDVVAATPDETFSPILVEPDELEALLKHPFIENTAPPDVLRPFFARSAKLSETIDIRLWIPLKIQDEFLGMIGLGKFLARDALETWEKELLTTLAHQISIAIAYSQMVEGIQSEKFRLFMLAESAPQICQLLQPEAAAEQVVQQAVSLLDANAGALMLTDTEQQALEMHYAFPENLLENSTVQDNTNGLVISYGEDTPLSQEVTSVEVLKSVVKEGIPGHCLPKFDTLFGGKNLMAVPIPGRDGDILGVLVVGDKEERGGRITSFTDEDVILLDSFAKQAGVAIENAQLHQEALEARQLQAEMEEARKIQVNLIPETLPDIPGYEVAGHYEPRGPVGGDYYDCIALPTGHWGLAIADVSGKGMQAALLMATLRAGLISELSRAESVEQGTPNQSSLYAEIATMAMILNSLLYASGTEEKYATFFYSHLNPETDMLTTLNAGHNPPLLIRKDGTYKWLGEDVGGIPLGMFPNDMVSSIAEYEAEHVQLASGDVIVYYTDGVTETVNVDDDYYEEDRLVEASKACQDENAEGIRKYLHNAVMEFQGEADQFDDLTLLILRKE